Proteins encoded in a region of the Nitrospira sp. genome:
- the purE gene encoding 5-(carboxyamino)imidazole ribonucleotide mutase → MTRIQRATNRSRQRASREVASRRPLVGILGGSKSDFPILEKSGAICDELAIPYELLVVSAHRTPDRLFEYAESAHDRGIEVIIAGAGGAAHLPGMLASKTHLPVIGVPIPTENLRGLDSLLSIVQMPKGIPVATVAIGGAENAGLLAGQILAGRHPEIAQRIKRYRMAQTESILNSPEAKGTR, encoded by the coding sequence ATGACCAGAATACAGCGGGCGACGAACCGGTCGCGGCAAAGGGCAAGCCGAGAGGTCGCGAGCCGTAGGCCGCTTGTGGGGATCTTGGGGGGCAGTAAATCCGACTTCCCCATCCTGGAAAAATCCGGAGCAATCTGTGACGAACTTGCTATTCCCTATGAACTGCTCGTCGTTTCTGCTCATCGGACGCCGGACCGCCTCTTCGAGTACGCCGAAAGTGCTCATGACCGAGGAATCGAAGTCATCATTGCGGGAGCTGGAGGAGCGGCTCACCTTCCCGGTATGTTGGCTTCCAAGACCCACCTCCCCGTGATCGGTGTGCCGATTCCTACAGAAAACCTTCGCGGCCTCGATTCATTATTGTCAATCGTCCAGATGCCAAAAGGCATTCCAGTTGCCACCGTGGCGATTGGGGGCGCCGAGAATGCGGGCCTGCTCGCAGGCCAAATTCTCGCAGGACGTCATCCTGAAATTGCTCAGCGCATCAAAAGGTATCGGATGGCCCAAACGGAGAGCATTCTCAATTCTCCCGAGGCCAAGGGCACAAGATGA
- a CDS encoding ATP-binding cassette domain-containing protein codes for MKEPQGESYQGLFEALMKQLSVAMRAEKKIMSLIFSYALAVGFFSLIIPLTVQELVSTFSYAVQPVMIWTLTGIMLAVLLFVGLFKTFHFYAVDVLQRRLFARVSVAMVEQLPRNRFRGSQHELSNYFIETVFMQRALSTLLIDLMNVVVGGTVGMIVLIVYHPYFLVYNLLLMAGFGITFFVLSRGALKTTLAMSHAKYDVFHWIQDISRNSLQLKATDSRPFLIQKTNELVNRYVETRKARFVVLVRQYIGSVAGQAVAQSGALALSAWLMASGQMTLGQLVAVQAVIGALILNFDSLIKNMGYVYYFFTSLKHLDEVFSQEQDYVAPESAVALPKHLTQGVRVTCKGVSLIHGGVSVFDGFNLEVAPSEKLGIYARTTGAKTALARVLGGLENPTNGVVQYNGVDLRYIEPNAINQTRSVMIDSQLSLIKGTIEENIVMGRSYVTYDDLNWALRFTELEEDVEGLPRGVKSEISSLGESLSPTHIVQILLARAILGRPQVLIFDGLIHSLEPSLRERVLRRLCSKDEAWSVIFVSTDPNLTDHADRRIMLHHAHA; via the coding sequence ATGAAAGAACCTCAGGGCGAAAGTTATCAAGGCCTGTTCGAGGCGCTGATGAAGCAGCTTTCCGTGGCGATGCGGGCTGAGAAAAAAATCATGAGTCTGATTTTTTCTTATGCCCTAGCCGTTGGGTTCTTTTCTCTTATCATCCCGTTGACCGTGCAGGAGTTGGTCAGTACATTTTCCTACGCGGTTCAGCCGGTCATGATTTGGACTCTGACCGGCATTATGCTGGCAGTGCTGTTGTTCGTCGGCCTGTTCAAGACCTTCCATTTCTACGCGGTGGACGTCTTGCAACGCCGACTCTTTGCAAGAGTCTCGGTCGCGATGGTTGAGCAGCTTCCCCGGAATCGATTTAGAGGGTCGCAACATGAGCTTTCGAACTACTTTATCGAAACGGTCTTTATGCAACGGGCTTTGTCCACTCTGCTCATCGACCTGATGAACGTCGTGGTGGGTGGGACGGTCGGCATGATCGTGCTGATCGTCTACCATCCCTATTTTCTCGTGTACAACCTTCTGCTCATGGCCGGGTTTGGGATCACGTTTTTCGTGCTCTCTCGTGGTGCACTGAAGACAACCCTCGCGATGTCTCATGCGAAGTACGACGTCTTCCATTGGATTCAAGATATTTCGCGGAATTCATTGCAGTTGAAGGCCACCGACAGCCGCCCATTTCTCATCCAGAAGACGAATGAGCTTGTCAATCGGTATGTCGAAACTCGAAAAGCCCGATTTGTTGTTCTCGTGCGGCAATATATTGGTTCGGTAGCGGGGCAAGCAGTTGCACAATCTGGAGCCCTCGCCCTCTCAGCCTGGCTCATGGCATCGGGGCAGATGACGCTGGGGCAGTTGGTCGCTGTTCAGGCGGTTATCGGCGCACTCATCCTCAATTTCGATTCCCTCATCAAAAACATGGGGTATGTGTACTATTTCTTCACGTCTCTGAAACACCTCGATGAGGTCTTCAGCCAAGAGCAAGATTACGTCGCCCCCGAATCTGCCGTGGCACTTCCCAAGCATTTGACTCAAGGGGTCCGCGTCACCTGCAAAGGCGTGAGTTTGATTCACGGGGGAGTGTCCGTCTTCGATGGCTTCAACCTGGAAGTAGCACCAAGCGAGAAGCTCGGTATCTACGCGCGAACCACGGGAGCAAAAACCGCTTTGGCCAGAGTGCTGGGCGGCCTCGAGAATCCGACCAATGGTGTCGTTCAGTACAATGGCGTTGATCTTCGGTATATTGAGCCTAATGCCATCAATCAAACCCGGAGTGTCATGATCGACTCTCAGTTGTCGTTGATCAAGGGAACGATCGAAGAAAATATCGTCATGGGACGATCCTATGTCACCTATGATGATCTCAACTGGGCTCTCCGATTCACCGAACTTGAGGAAGATGTCGAGGGCTTGCCACGCGGCGTGAAGTCCGAGATCTCCTCGCTGGGAGAATCCCTTTCGCCGACCCACATTGTGCAGATTCTCCTGGCCAGGGCGATTCTAGGACGTCCACAAGTTCTCATATTTGACGGCTTGATTCACTCGCTTGAGCCATCGTTGCGCGAGCGTGTGCTGCGTCGGCTGTGTTCTAAAGATGAAGCATGGTCTGTGATCTTTGTGTCGACGGATCCCAATCTTACGGATCATGCCGATCGTCGCATTATGCTGCATCATGCTCATGCGTAA
- a CDS encoding biotin/lipoyl-binding protein: MASLDRGVEGSGERALVKRGVGLEAITIEQGPTLAKLPCWEAVQIPGGMFTASRAILTILLLFLIVLEFVPWTQTISANGKVSAYTPYDRPQKIESRITGRVKAWHIFEGVKVKKGDLIGELEDYDPTFMAPEILPLFEQRKVALEQTRQAALARADQLNKRIGEMKKLVQAAVPSAEARVVEADNKVREAQQKVEQLKIDVVTAQLNVDRHRQLVRDGLVSQRELELTIQTEIGTKAGLQAAQAGLLAAEQARSALSFGRDQITADVQQRLMEAIAQRDNAVAEAAKATEGLADISYRQQGVQQRIEAAKLIAPMDGTVVKMARVGVNETVRQGDNLVTISPLATDPAIEMTAEGLDSPLLKPGRKVRILFFGVPAIPLPAWPSLMAGTRGGVIKVVDQIDDGKGNYRFWVVPDPDDPQPWPDQAQVRQGTKVLGWVVMNRVPLWYELWRRFNFFPPDYIERSPSVFEMFAPKVAAPGGK, from the coding sequence ATGGCTAGCCTAGATCGCGGTGTCGAAGGCAGCGGGGAACGTGCGTTGGTCAAGCGAGGGGTGGGCTTGGAAGCGATCACCATCGAACAAGGCCCCACATTGGCCAAGTTGCCATGCTGGGAAGCGGTACAGATTCCAGGAGGAATGTTCACGGCATCTCGTGCAATTCTGACAATCCTCCTGCTTTTTCTGATCGTCCTTGAGTTCGTGCCATGGACGCAGACCATCTCTGCGAATGGGAAAGTTTCTGCTTATACTCCCTACGACCGACCGCAGAAGATCGAGTCTCGGATTACAGGCCGTGTCAAGGCTTGGCATATTTTTGAAGGAGTTAAGGTTAAGAAAGGCGACCTCATCGGCGAACTCGAGGACTATGACCCGACCTTTATGGCCCCTGAGATCCTTCCTCTCTTCGAACAGCGTAAGGTAGCTCTAGAACAAACACGCCAGGCAGCACTAGCCAGAGCGGATCAGCTGAATAAGAGGATTGGGGAGATGAAAAAGCTGGTCCAGGCTGCCGTGCCATCGGCCGAGGCCAGAGTGGTGGAAGCTGACAACAAAGTGCGAGAGGCACAACAGAAGGTTGAACAACTTAAGATCGATGTCGTCACGGCGCAACTCAATGTCGACCGGCATCGACAACTTGTCAGAGACGGGCTCGTTTCACAACGGGAACTTGAGCTAACGATTCAGACCGAAATCGGCACAAAAGCTGGTTTGCAGGCAGCACAGGCCGGTTTGTTGGCGGCTGAGCAGGCTCGGTCCGCCTTAAGCTTCGGGCGTGATCAAATCACGGCGGATGTGCAGCAACGGCTCATGGAGGCAATCGCACAGCGTGATAATGCTGTGGCTGAAGCCGCTAAGGCGACGGAGGGATTAGCGGATATCTCGTATCGGCAACAGGGGGTCCAACAACGAATCGAGGCCGCTAAACTCATAGCGCCTATGGACGGAACTGTGGTCAAAATGGCTAGGGTCGGTGTCAACGAAACCGTCAGACAGGGAGACAATTTGGTCACTATTTCTCCCCTCGCCACTGATCCAGCCATCGAAATGACGGCCGAAGGGTTGGATTCTCCCCTTTTGAAACCTGGACGGAAGGTGCGAATCTTGTTTTTTGGAGTGCCGGCCATCCCATTGCCTGCCTGGCCTTCATTGATGGCTGGTACTCGTGGGGGGGTCATCAAGGTGGTTGACCAGATCGATGATGGAAAAGGAAATTATCGGTTCTGGGTCGTTCCTGACCCAGATGATCCTCAGCCATGGCCGGATCAGGCTCAGGTGAGGCAGGGTACAAAGGTATTGGGTTGGGTAGTCATGAATCGTGTCCCTCTTTGGTACGAACTGTGGCGGCGCTTTAACTTCTTCCCGCCGGATTATATTGAACGGTCACCGAGTGTGTTTGAGATGTTTGCGCCCAAGGTGGCGGCCCCGGGCGGTAAATAG